In Populus alba chromosome 1, ASM523922v2, whole genome shotgun sequence, a single window of DNA contains:
- the LOC118053922 gene encoding WAT1-related protein At5g07050 yields MKNLGCCSKFLESSKPYFAMISLQFGYAGMNIITKVSLNRGMSHYVLVVYRHAIATAVIAPFALIFERKMQPRITFPVFIQIFVLALLGPVIDQNFYYAGLKFTSPTFSCAMSNMLPAMTFVMAVIFRMEKLDIKKVRCQAKMVGTAVTVAGAMLMTLYKGPIVEMLWSKHIHPRKSFVTDTTGTTDKDWLKGSIFLIIATLAWSSLFVLQTKALKTYKNHQLSLTSLMCFIGTLQAIAVTFVMEHKPSVWAIGWDMNLLAAAYAGIVTSSISYYVQGIVIKKKGPVFATAFSPLMMIIVAIMGSFILAEKIFLGGIVGSVLIVIGLYSVLWGKHKEKMEIDPEEIPEPVKGVQGNGNSMLVIEDIEANEAKLQKAEPAISNFSATAMSMPMALPGLPIKENQEPRA; encoded by the exons ATGAAGAACCTAGGGTGTTGCAGCAAGTTCCTTGAGAGTTCAAAACCCTACTTTGCCATGATCTCTTTACAGTTCGGTTATGCCGGCATGAATATTATTACAAAAGTGTCACTTAACCGTGGTATGAGCCACTATGTCCTCGTGGTTTATCGCCATGCCATTGCCACCGCAGTCATAGCTCCATTTGCTCTGATTTTTGAGAG GAAAATGCAACCGAGGATCACCTTCCCTGTTTTCATACAGATATTTGTCCTCGCCCTTCTTGG ACCTGTGATAGACCAGAACTTTTACTATGCTGGGCTGAAGTTCACGTCCCCAACTTTCTCCTGTGCAATGAGCAACATGCTTCCTGCTATGACATTTGTCATGGCTGTCATATTCCG GATGGAGAAACTGGACATAAAGAAGGTGAGATGCCAAGCAAAGATGGTGGGAACTGCAGTGACAGTTGCTGGGGCAATGTTGATGACCTTATACAAGGGTCCTATTGTAGAGATGCTGTGGTCTAAGCATATCCATCCACGTAAATCCTTTGTGACTGATACGACAGGAACAACCGACAAAGACTGGTTGAAGGGCTCCATTTTTCTTATCATTGCTACTCTTGCCTGGTCCTCCTTGTTTGTTTTGCAA ACCAAAGCATTGAAGACATACAAGAACCACCAGCTTTCTCTCACATCACTTATGTGCTTCATTGGAACCCTGCAAGCTATTGCCGTGACATTTGTGATGGAGCACAAGCCCTCTGTTTGGGCAATTGGCTGGGACATGAACCTACTTGCTGCTGCCTATGCT GGGATTGTGACATCGAGCATCTCATACTATGTCCAAGGAATAGTGATAAAGAAGAAAGGTCCAGTTTTTGCTACTGCCTTTAGCCCGTTGATGATGATCATCGTAGCCATCATGGGCTCCTTCATCTTGGCAGAAAAGATATTCCTTGGAGG TATTGTTGGTTCAGTGTTGATAGTCATAGGCCTGTACTCAGTCCTGTGGGGGAAGCACAAGGAGAAAATGGAGATCGACCCTGAGGAGATACCAGAACCAGTAAAGGGTGTTCAAGGAAATGGCAATTCAATGCTAGTGATAGAAGATATCGAAGCAAATGAAGCTAAGTTGCAAAAAGCAGAACCCGCCATCAGCAATTTCTCTGCAACGGCCATGAGCATGCCCATGGCCCTACCAGGCCTTCCGATCAAGGAGAACCAGGAGCCAAGAGCCTGA
- the LOC118053923 gene encoding 65-kDa microtubule-associated protein 5, translated as MTVMPPPPPTVSPPSTTCASLLHELQIIRDEIGESDGERDKILCSLSMNTLINPGRGTLKQQISAVNTVLDELRLKKQERIKVFYEKQSQIAQICAEIVGNDR; from the exons ATGACAGTTATGCCCCCACCTCCTCCTACCGTCTCTCCTCCTTCCACCACCTGCGCCTCCCTCCTCCACGAATTGCAG ATAATTAGGGATGAAATCGGGGAGAGTGATGGCGAAAGGGACAAGATACTCTGCAGCTTGAGCATGAATACCTTAATTAATCCG GGAAGGGGCACACTAAAGCAGCAGATATCTGCCGTGAACACTGTTTTGGAtgaattgaggttgaagaagcAAGAAAGGATTAAAGTTTTCTACGAGAAACAGTCGCAAATAGCTCAAATTTGTGCAGAAATAGTAGGCAATGATCGGTAA
- the LOC118053924 gene encoding cytochrome P450 71A16 isoform X2 codes for MNSVLNSVNDFVSSKSTKEYAKKELNAILWVALITITVFSLEKVFKLFRLWSKASQIPGPPCNSFFGHGNLGSRENFIDLLSVAHDKYGSVFKLWLGPTQLLVSIKDPTVIKEMLLKAEDKLPFIGKAFRLAFGRSSLFFCSYDQAQKRRESLALELNGKMLGRANVIPKNVVDCIMERVDDAVMSKGSVDCKSVSQHMAFTILGTTLFGDTFLAWSKATFYEELLMKIAKDASFWASYRVTPFWKRGFWRYQSLCTKLKCLTLDIVQQCGKNYGLFSHTDQNSHIGIEKVGIKAASGAPPSNGVEMQDKLFTPELDSHLNEREEPCGNIMGVMFHGCIATASLIGSILERLVTDVEIQDKIYSEIIKGKQGSVKEDQNVEKMLLLLATIYESARLLPAGPLLQRCSLKDDLTFKSGLVIPAGAVLVVPAQLLQMDDSSWGSDASKFNPYRFLSKARKDYDLVQDTSFTGEPCTRRRTGQIR; via the exons ATGAATTCTGTTTTGAACTCAGTTAATGATTTCGTTTCCTCGAAATCGACCAAAGAGTATGCGAAGAAGGAACTCAATGCGATTCTATGGGTTGCGTTGATTACGATTACTGTTTTCTCGCTTGAAAAGGTTTTTAAGCTCTTTAGATTGTGGTCTAAAGCTAGTCAGATCCCCGGTCCGCCTTGCAACTCCTTTTTCGGACACGGGAACCTCGGTTCTCGCGAGAATTTCATCG ATCTTTTATCGGTGGCGCATGATAAATATGGATCAGTTTTCAAGTTGTGGCTGGGACCAACTCAGCTTTTGGTATCTATAAAAGATCCAACCGTAATCAAAGAGATGCTTTTGAAGGCTGAAGATAAATTGCCTTTCATTGGGAAGGCATTTCGTTTGGCCTTTGGACGATCGAGTCTCTTCTTCTGTTCGTATGACCAG GCACAAAAGAGGAGGGAATCACTGGCATTGGAATTGAATGGTAAAATGCTTGGAAGAGCAAATGtaatccctaaaaatgttgtggACTGTATCATGGAAAGAGTAGATGATGCTGTTATGAGCAAAGGAAGTGTTGATTGTAAATCAGTTTCACAGCATATGGCTTTTACCATTTTGGGAACCACGCTTTTTGGGGATACATTCCTGGCTTGGTCCAAGGCAACTTTTTATGAGGAGCTTCTGATGAAGATTGCTAAAGATGCCTCTTTTTGGGCTTCATATAGAGTTACACCTTTCTGGAAACGGGGATTTTGGAGGTACCAGTCATTGTGCACAAAGTTGAAATGCTTAACTCTTGACATTGTTCAACAATGTGGGAAAAATTATGGACTATTTTCCCATACGGATCAAAACTCTCACATTGGAATAGAAAAGGTTGGAATAAAGGCTGCATCTGGTGCACCACCTTCTAATGGTGTTGAGATGCAAGATAAATTATTCACACCGGAGCTTGATAGCCATCTTAATGAAAGAGAAGAACCATGTGGAAACATTATGGGCGTGATGTTTCATGGATGCATAGCCACAGCAAGTTTGATTGGTAGTATCCTGGAGAGGCTTGTTACAGATGTGGAGATACAGGATAAG ATATACTCTGAGATAATAAAGGGAAAGCAGGGGTCTGTGAAAGAAGATCAAAATGTTGAGAAGATGCTTTTGTTATTGGCAACTATTTATGAATCAGCCCGTCTTCTGCCAGCAGGACCATTGCTGCAGAGGTGCTCTTTGAAAGATG ATTTGACTTTTAAAAGTGGTCTAGTCATACCAGCTGGAGCGGTACTTGTTGTACCTGCACAGTTGCTGCAGATGGATGATTCTAGTTGGGGCAGTGATGCTAGCAAATTTAATCCATATCGATTTTTGTCAAAAGCCAGAAAGGATTATGATTTGGTGCAGGATACATCATTTACAG GTGAGCCATGTACCCGTAGGCGTACGGGTCAGATTAGGTGA
- the LOC118053924 gene encoding cytochrome P450 71A16 isoform X1, whose translation MNSVLNSVNDFVSSKSTKEYAKKELNAILWVALITITVFSLEKVFKLFRLWSKASQIPGPPCNSFFGHGNLGSRENFIDLLSVAHDKYGSVFKLWLGPTQLLVSIKDPTVIKEMLLKAEDKLPFIGKAFRLAFGRSSLFFCSYDQAQKRRESLALELNGKMLGRANVIPKNVVDCIMERVDDAVMSKGSVDCKSVSQHMAFTILGTTLFGDTFLAWSKATFYEELLMKIAKDASFWASYRVTPFWKRGFWRYQSLCTKLKCLTLDIVQQCGKNYGLFSHTDQNSHIGIEKVGIKAASGAPPSNGVEMQDKLFTPELDSHLNEREEPCGNIMGVMFHGCIATASLIGSILERLVTDVEIQDKIYSEIIKGKQGSVKEDQNVEKMLLLLATIYESARLLPAGPLLQRCSLKDDLTFKSGLVIPAGAVLVVPAQLLQMDDSSWGSDASKFNPYRFLSKARKDYDLVQDTSFTDEAVDPIQCSFILNDPNDNAAFLPFGSGMRACVGQKFAIHGVATLFASLLQRYEVRLEPQLANNPKSTTGPQIVFVRRNS comes from the exons ATGAATTCTGTTTTGAACTCAGTTAATGATTTCGTTTCCTCGAAATCGACCAAAGAGTATGCGAAGAAGGAACTCAATGCGATTCTATGGGTTGCGTTGATTACGATTACTGTTTTCTCGCTTGAAAAGGTTTTTAAGCTCTTTAGATTGTGGTCTAAAGCTAGTCAGATCCCCGGTCCGCCTTGCAACTCCTTTTTCGGACACGGGAACCTCGGTTCTCGCGAGAATTTCATCG ATCTTTTATCGGTGGCGCATGATAAATATGGATCAGTTTTCAAGTTGTGGCTGGGACCAACTCAGCTTTTGGTATCTATAAAAGATCCAACCGTAATCAAAGAGATGCTTTTGAAGGCTGAAGATAAATTGCCTTTCATTGGGAAGGCATTTCGTTTGGCCTTTGGACGATCGAGTCTCTTCTTCTGTTCGTATGACCAG GCACAAAAGAGGAGGGAATCACTGGCATTGGAATTGAATGGTAAAATGCTTGGAAGAGCAAATGtaatccctaaaaatgttgtggACTGTATCATGGAAAGAGTAGATGATGCTGTTATGAGCAAAGGAAGTGTTGATTGTAAATCAGTTTCACAGCATATGGCTTTTACCATTTTGGGAACCACGCTTTTTGGGGATACATTCCTGGCTTGGTCCAAGGCAACTTTTTATGAGGAGCTTCTGATGAAGATTGCTAAAGATGCCTCTTTTTGGGCTTCATATAGAGTTACACCTTTCTGGAAACGGGGATTTTGGAGGTACCAGTCATTGTGCACAAAGTTGAAATGCTTAACTCTTGACATTGTTCAACAATGTGGGAAAAATTATGGACTATTTTCCCATACGGATCAAAACTCTCACATTGGAATAGAAAAGGTTGGAATAAAGGCTGCATCTGGTGCACCACCTTCTAATGGTGTTGAGATGCAAGATAAATTATTCACACCGGAGCTTGATAGCCATCTTAATGAAAGAGAAGAACCATGTGGAAACATTATGGGCGTGATGTTTCATGGATGCATAGCCACAGCAAGTTTGATTGGTAGTATCCTGGAGAGGCTTGTTACAGATGTGGAGATACAGGATAAG ATATACTCTGAGATAATAAAGGGAAAGCAGGGGTCTGTGAAAGAAGATCAAAATGTTGAGAAGATGCTTTTGTTATTGGCAACTATTTATGAATCAGCCCGTCTTCTGCCAGCAGGACCATTGCTGCAGAGGTGCTCTTTGAAAGATG ATTTGACTTTTAAAAGTGGTCTAGTCATACCAGCTGGAGCGGTACTTGTTGTACCTGCACAGTTGCTGCAGATGGATGATTCTAGTTGGGGCAGTGATGCTAGCAAATTTAATCCATATCGATTTTTGTCAAAAGCCAGAAAGGATTATGATTTGGTGCAGGATACATCATTTACAG ATGAAGCTGTGGATCCAATTCAGTGTTCATTCATTTTGAATGATCCAAATGATAATGCAGCGTTTCTTCCCTTTGGTTCTGGTATGCGGGCCTGTGTGGGTCAGAAATTTGCAATCCATGGAGTTGCCACTTTGTTTGCTTCATTGCTTCAACGTTATGAG GTAAGGCTCGAACCCCAGTTGGCAAACAACCCCAAATCAACAACTGGACCACAGATAGTGTTTGTGAGAAGAAACAGCTGA
- the LOC118053927 gene encoding cysteine proteinase inhibitor 12: protein MATLGGVKDSEASQNSVEIENLARFAVDEHNKKENAILEFARVVKAKEQVVAGTMHHLTIEAIEAGKKKIYEAEVWVKPWLNFMELKEFKHAGDVPVFTSSDLGVKRDGHGPGWQSVPVHDPSVQDAANHALKSIQQRSNSLFPYELQEVVDANAEVEDDSAKFDMLLKVKRGSAEEKLKVVVHKNSEGSYHLNRMEPHV, encoded by the exons ATGGCCACCCTCGGCGGCGTTAAAGACTCCGAAGCCTCCCAAAATAGCGTCGAGATTGAAAACCTCGCTCGCTTTGCTGTCGACGAACACAATAAGAAAGAG aATGCGATATTGGAGTTTGCGAGGGTAGTGAAGGCGAAAGAGCAAGTGGTGGCAGGCACGATGCATCATCTTACAATTGAAGCGATTGAagcggggaagaagaagatttatgAAGCTGAAGTTTGGGTTAAGCCATGGCTTAATTTTATGGAATTGAAGGAATTTAAGCATGCTGGGGATGTTCCTGTGTTTACCTCTTCCGATCTCGGTGTTAAGAGAG ATGGCCATGGTCCAGGATGGCAATCAGTGCCAGTGCATGATCCTTCAGTCCAAGATGCGGCAAATCATGCTCTGAAGTCCATCCAGCAGAGGTCCAACTCATTATTCCCTTATGAACTTCAAGAAGTCGTTGATGCAAATGCTGAG GTAGAGGATGATTCTGCGAAATTTGATATGCTTCTCAAGGTGAAGAGAGGAAGCGCTGAAGAGAAGCTCAAGGTAGTGGTGCACAAGAACAGTGAGGGCAGCTACCATCTCAATCGGATGGAGCCACATGTCTAA
- the LOC118053984 gene encoding putative disease resistance RPP13-like protein 1: MAEGFLGKEDMEDRGNEYFDDLVSRSLFQQSRDDPSSFIMHDLINDLAQYVSGEFCFKVGEFGSSKAPKKTRHFSHQLRDYNHVLKIFGDIHEVPPLRTFVSMSDESKFHIDLDENVLHDLLPMLNRLRVLSLSRQYWELYTLEKIVRITPLLDSIGNLKHLRYLDLSAMSMARLPEKVSALYYLQTLILRGCRHLIVLPTNMSNLINLQHLIIEGTYLREMPSQMSKLIMLEKLTDFFLGKQRGSNLKELGKLVNLRGTLSIWDLQNIVSVQDALEAGLKSKKHLEKLRFSWDGRTGDSQRERVIFEKLEPHSNVKSLVICGYGGRLFPDWVGDSAFSNIATLTLNQCKNCTSLPPLGQLSSLKQLCVMSLDRIVAVGSEFYGRCPSMKKPFASLQKLEFLFMPRWREWIPYTDSDDEGGGAFPLLKELWIQDCPNLTNALPILPSLSTLGIENCPLLLVSIPENPIFTTMKLNGNSRYMFIKKSSPGLVSLEGDFLLKGMEQIGDISTFLQAIEVEKCDSLKCLNLELFPNLRSLEIKRCANLESLCADEECPVDFTSLASLKIIQCPNLVHFPELRAPELRKLQLLECINLESLPKHMHFLFPSLVDLCLYACSKLELFPEGGFPSKLESLEIIECHKLIPHRMQWHLQSLPSLSNLKIGPIQDAEFFPEKMMMLPPSLTSLTIWGLRNLKSLDSNELQHLTSLRKLEIVACSELESMPEEGLPSSLSSLAIWGCPLLELRLKKGEDLDKISHIPNVEINGCKTIFPA, translated from the coding sequence ATGGCAGAGGGCTTCCTCGGAAAGGAGGACATGGAAGATAGAGGCAACGAGTACTTCGATGATCTTGTATCAAGATCATTATTTCAACAATCAAGAGATGATCCATCAAGTTTCATCATGCATGACCTCATAAATGACTTGGCTCAGTATGTGTCTGGAGAGTTTTGCTTCAAGGTAGGGGAATTTGGTTCGTCTAAGGCTCCGAAAAAGACTCGTCATTTCTCACATCAACTTAGAGATTATAATCATGTCTTGAAGATTTTTGGGGATATTCATGAAGTCCCACCTTTGCGCACCTTTGTATCCATGTCAGATGAAAGTAAATTCCACATAGATTTGGATGAAAACGTATTGCATGATTTATTGCCAATGTTGAATCGTCTACGGGTGCTGTCTTTGTCTCGACAGTACTGGGAGTTGTACACCCTTGAGAAAATTGTACGGATAACTCCATTGCTGGATTCAATTGGCAACTTGAAACATCTGCGGTACCTGGACCTTTCTGCAATGAGCATGGCGAGGCTACCCGAAAAGGTCAGCGCCTTGTACTATTTGCAAACATTAATCTTGAGAGGGTGTCGTCATCTCATTGTGCTGCCAACCAACATGTCAAACTTGATAAACTTACAACATCTCATTATAGAAGGGACATACTTGAGAGAGATGCCATCACAAATGAGTAAGTTAATAATGCTTGAAAAATTGACAGATTTCTTTCTAGGAAAACAGAGAGGATCCAATTTGAAAGAGCTCGGGAAGCTTGTGAATCTACGTGGAACACTCAGTATATGGGATCTCCAAAACATTGTGAGTGTTCAAGATGCTTTGGAAGCTGGTTTAAAGAGCAAGAAGCACCTTGAGAAGTTGCGTTTTTCATGGGATGGTCGCACTGGTGACTCACAGCGGGAGAGAGtcatatttgaaaaactagAGCCTCATTCAAATGTGAAGAGTCTTGTCATTTGTGGTTATGGAGGTAGACTGTTTCCAGATTGGGTAGGAGACTCTGCCTTCTCAAATATAGCAACATTGACACTTAATCAATGTAAAAATTGCACCTCCTTACCACCACTTGGGCAGTTATCATCTCTCAAGCAGCTCTGTGTCATGTCCCTCGACAGAATCGTGGCTGTTGGTTCTGAGTTCTATGGACGTTGCCCGTCCATGAAGAAACCATttgcctctctccaaaagttagAGTTCCTATTCATGCCGCGATGGCGTGAATGGATTCCTTATACAGATAGTGATGACGAAGGAGGAGGCGCTTTCCCACTTCTCAAGGAGCTTTGGATACAAGATTGTCCGAACTTAACAAACGCTTTGCCTATTCTTCCTTCCTTATCAACACTTGGAATTGAAAATTGTCCATTGCTTCTTGTTTCAATTCCAGAGAATCCCATCTTCACTACAATGAAATTGAATGGAAATTCTCGTtacatgtttataaaaaaatcgtCTCCAGGGTTGGTTAGTCTTGAGGGAGATTTCCTGCTCAAAGGAATGGAGCAAATAGGTGACATCTCCACATTTTTACAGGCAATTGAAGTCGAGAAATGTGATTCACTCAAGTGCTTAAACCTGGAGCTGTTCCCCAACTTACGAAGTCTTGAGATCAAAAGGTGCGCAAATCTTGAATCACTATGTGCAGATGAGGAATGTCCTGTGGATTTCACTTCTCTCGCTTCTCTGAAAATAATACAATGTCCTAATCTAGTACACTTTCCTGAATTACGTGCTCCGGAATTGAGAAAGCTTCAGTTACTTGAGTGCATAAACTTGGAGTCGTTGCCTAAGCACATGCATTTCCTCTTCCCTTCCCTTGTGGATCTGTGTCTATATGCTTGCTCAAAACTTGAGTTGTTTCCAGAAGGGGGTTTTCCCTCCAAATTAGAGTCGCTAGAGATCATTGAGTGCCACAAACTCATTCCTCATCGCATGCAATGGCATTTGCAATCACTCCCTTCTCtttcaaatcttaaaattgGTCCAATACAAGATGCGGAATTCTTCCCAGAGAAGATGATGATGCTGCCCCCAAGTCTTACATCGCTTACAATATGGGGTCTTCGAAATCTGAAATCCCTGGATTCAAATGAGCTTCAACACCTCACCTCTCTGAGAAAATTGGAGATTGTGGCTTGCTCTGAGCTTGAATCCATGCCAGAAGAGGGGCTTCCCTCCTCCCTTTCTTCTCTTGCAATCTGGGGATGCCCTTTGCTAGAATTAAGGTTGAAAAAAGGGGAAGATTTGGACAAGATTTCCCACATCCCCAACGTAGAGATTAATGGGTGCAAGACCATCTTCCCAGCTTGA
- the LOC118053986 gene encoding putative disease resistance RPP13-like protein 1 produces the protein MEAVIGGGMLNGAVDLLIQHLASPEVRTFFKCHKLDDGLLVKLIGTLNAVSELLGDAEEKQLIKPDVKNWLDEVKDAVYETEDLLDEIGYEAQRLKFEGDSQTSMDHVWNFLSSKLNLLSKKEKETEEKLKKIFEKLERAVRHKGDLRPIQGIAGGKPLTEKKGPLLDEFHVYGRDADKEAIMELLKMDRENGPKLVAIPVVGLGGVGKTTLAHTVYNDRRVEQMFQLKAWVWVAEQFDVSRVIKDMLKEVNAKIIANKEADELLKEALEGKKVFLVLDNVCSIDYNEWHKLLLSLQDVEKGSKIIVTTHSENVAKAIETVIPPHPVDGITDEECWFLFANHAFGGVNSTAESQVEELGREIVSKCKGLPLAARTLGGVFHSKTDYKEWEMIAKSSM, from the coding sequence ATGGAAGCTGTGATCGGGGGAGGTATGCTCAACGGTGCTGTTGACCTTTTGATCCAGCACCTGGCTTCTCCTGAGGTACGAACCTTCTTCAAATGTCATAAGCTCGATGATGGATTGTTGGTGAAGCTGATAGGGACACTGAATGCTGTTAGTGAGTTGCTTGGTGACGCTGAGGAGAAGCAGCTGATCAAGCCAGATGTGAAGAATTGGCTCGATGAGGTTAAGGATGCTGTCTATGAAACCGAAGACTTGTTGGATGAGATTGGTTATGAAGCTCAGCGATTAAAGTTTGAAGGCGACTCTCAAACCAGCATGGATCACGTGTGGAACTTTTTGTCTTCCAAACTCAATCTTCTTAgcaagaaggagaaggagacggAAGAGAAGTTAAAGAAGATTTTTGAGAAACTTGAGCGTGCAGTAAGACACAAGGGTGATCTTCGTCCGATACAAGGTATTGCTGGAGGAAAACCATTGACAGAGAAAAAAGGTCCTCTGCTGGATGAATTTCATGTTTATGGAAGGGATGCTGATAAGGAAGCTATAATGGAGCTCTTGAAAATGGACCGTGAAAATGGCCCAAAATTAGTTGCAATTCCTGTAGTGGGTCTTGGTGGGGTTGGAAAAACCACTCTTGCTCATACTGTCTACAATGACAGGAGAGTAGAGCAAATGTTCCAGCTGAAAGCATGGGTTTGGGTTGCTGAACAATTCGATGTGTCCAGGGTAATTAAGGACATGCTTAAGGAGGTCAATGCAAAGATTATTGCTAACAAGGAAGCAGATGAGCTTCTAAAGGAGGCGTTGGAGGGGAAAAAGGTTTTCCTTGTTCTAGATAATGTTTGCAGCATTGATTATAATGAGTGGCACAAGTTATTGCTATCTTTGCAGGATGTGGAGAAAGGAAGCAAGATCATTGTAACAACGCACAGTGAAAATGTGGCAAAAGCCATCGAAACTGTCATCCCCCCTCATCCCGTGGATGGAATTACAGATGAGGAGTGCTGGTTTTTGTTTGCTAACCATGCATTTGGTGGCGTAAATTCCACTGCAGAGTCACAAGTGGAAGAACTTGGTAGAGAAATAGTGAGCAAGTGCAAAGGACTTCCTTTGGCTGCAAGAACACTTGGGGGTGTTTTTCATTCTAAAACAGATTATAAGGAATGGGAGATGATAGCAAAGAGCAGCATGTAG
- the LOC118053925 gene encoding uncharacterized protein, with amino-acid sequence MRKKLDTRFPAARIKKIMQADEDVGKIALAVPVLVSKALELFLQDLCDRTYEITLQRGAKTMNSLHLKHCVQSYNVFDFLREIVSKVPDYSHGHSDAAADHRPLQKRKPTVDECNDSDEELKRSRMHETSHAGGSGRGRGRGRGRGRGRGARHIEREPSSRDLEPESSPTVSQSVKNNSNPEVVVDNGSESKESVKENNIASDAASQAERNFDLNAEVNDSEDAKAAAAPAATAAAAAPAAATTSATTAAPSLSAEPAAETNHEEYPGWSLSEMDKMAIDPLQLAQLSTRLDEEEEDYDEEG; translated from the exons ATGAGGAAGAAGCTTGATACTCGTTTTCCAGCT GCtcgcataaaaaaaattatgcaagctGATGAGGATGTTGGGAAGATAGCACTGGCAGTGCCTGTTTTAGTTT CCAAAGCGTTGGAGTTGTTTCTTCAAGACCTTTGTGACCGTACATATGAGATCACCCTTCAGCGAGGAGCAAAGACTATGAATTCACTGCATCT AAAACACTGTGTACAGAGCTATAACGTGTTTGATTTTCTAAGAGAAATTGTCAGCAAGGTTCCTGACTATAGTCATGGTCACTCTGATGCTGCTGCAGATCATAGACCTCTTCAAAAGAG AAAGCCCACTGTAGATGAATGCAATGACAGTGATGAGGAGCTGAAGAGAAGCAGGATG CATGAGACGAGCCATGCTGGCGGCAGTGGCAGAGGGAGAGGTCGAGGACGGGGGAGGGGTCGTGGACGAGGTGCTCGACATATAGAAAGAGAGCCTTCTAGTCGTGACCTTGAACCTGAATCCTCCCCAACCGTTTCGCAGAGtgttaaaaataactcaaatccTGAAGTAGTGGTGGACAATGGTTCAGAGTCAAAGGAGTCTGTGAAGGAAAATAACATAGCCAGTGATGCTGCCAGTCAAGCAGAACGAAACTTTGATCTTAATGCAGAGGTTAATGATAGTGAGGATGCAAAGGCTGCAGCAGCACCAGCCGCCACCGCCGCTGCAGCAGCACCAGCTGCTGCCACCACTTCGGCCACCACTGCAGCCCCTAGCTTATCAGCAGAGCCTGCTGCAGAAACTAATCATGAAGAATATCCGGGTTGGTCACTTTCTGAGATGGACAAGATGGCTATTGACCCTCTTCAGCTTGCACAACTCAGCACAAGATTagatgaggaggaggaagatTATGATGAAGAAGGATGA